The following proteins come from a genomic window of Malus domestica chromosome 02, GDT2T_hap1:
- the LOC103408964 gene encoding uncharacterized protein: MRVDNVCGVCGAADESETHLFFRCHLSHLFWYSSSLQLNSLELAGADFLSNWESFWTRVKGRDHAEGIMQEFAFGLWRLWKNRNEVVFNGVHRQPLEILDSWRRNIAEFNEATLCQTAGVQARGRPRTSSLERGVCRWVKPAFGTLKVNTDASWCGKSFRTRVGWVCRDFAGLLHGAGGSGAELYHSAAAGEAAAIRTALMACIDYGYDNVIIESNAKVIIQMIRHELVFDFSLECILGDIEVLARRLRSVSFSAVPRESNVAAHSVAKFVFKEGRKFGWDYIGPEFLFNILAQDVNLPIRI; this comes from the coding sequence ATGAGGGTGGACAACGTTTGTGGTGTATGTGGTGCGGCGGATGAATCGGAAACTCATCTCTTCTTTCGCTGTCACCTTAGTCACCTGTTCTGGTACTCATCATCGCTTCAGTTAAACTCCCTTGAGCTGGCAGGTGCTGATTTCCTTTCTAACTGGGAGTCATTCTGGACTCGGGTCAAGGGGAGGGATCACGCGGAGGGTATCATGCAGGAATTTGCCTTTGGATTATGGAGACTATGGAAAAACAGGAATGAGGTGGTCTTCAATGGTGTGCATCGGCAGCCTTTGGAGATCCTGGATTCCTGGAGAAGGAACATCGCTGAATTCAATGAAGCTACGCTATGTCAGACTGCGGGAGTCCAGGCTAGGGGACGACCGAGGACATCTTCGCTGGAACGCGGGGTCTGTCGGTGGGTGAAGCCGGCGTTTGGGACTCTCAAAGTTAACACAGATGCCTCGTGGTGTGGGAAATCGTTCCGGACCAGGGTGGGATGGGTTTGTCGGGATTTTGCCGGTCTGCTTCATGGCGCGGGGGGCTCCGGAGCTGAGCTGTACCACTCCGCGGCGGCTGGGGAAGCGGCTGCAATCAGGACAGCTCTTATGGCTTGCATCGACTACGGGTACGATAATGTTATTATTGAATCTAATGCCAAAGTGATTATTCAGATGATTAGACATGAACTGGTTTTTGATTTCAGTCTTGAATGTATTCTTGGTGATATTGAGGTACTAGCGCGTAGGTTGAGGTCTGTTTCGTTCTCTGCCGTGCCTAGGGAGAGCAATGTTGCTGCTCACTCGGTTGCTAAGTTTGTGTTTAAGGAGGGTCGTAAATTTGGGTGGGACTATATTGGGCCTGAATTTTTGTTTAACATCCTAGCCCAGGATGTAAATCTCCCTATTAGAATCTAA